One Paenisporosarcina sp. FSL H8-0542 genomic region harbors:
- a CDS encoding endospore germination permease produces MMQDVKINSYQFLILVIFFTIGTSLLTVPSVLAADAKQDAWIAAIIGTGIGLLFIWLFITIALWFPHLTIIQINEKVFGKWIGKAFSVFFVLTTLLYTSELLFYCGTFLNIHALPSTPMVVLSILMVGVVVMGVRLGLETIARSAEILIAVFFVLFFILVVFISPEIKFENIQPVFEVGTKKIVQSSLFYFVVSSVNAVILLMIFPSFINKMKQGKKSFLFGNLIGGIVIIIITFLSVAVLGYENTARQSFPSYELAKRINVGDFVQRIEGLMATLWIIALYFKTVLYFYASVLGTAQILNLKDYRPLTLPLGMIAVVLSLVIYPNVIYQQKWDSTTGNSLSLSYGFFLPLLLVVIYGLRKKKLKKEARNP; encoded by the coding sequence ATGATGCAAGACGTTAAAATAAACTCGTACCAATTTCTAATTTTAGTTATTTTTTTTACGATTGGTACAAGTCTCTTAACTGTACCATCAGTATTAGCAGCCGACGCGAAACAAGACGCTTGGATTGCCGCTATAATTGGTACGGGAATCGGGTTATTGTTCATATGGCTATTCATCACTATAGCTCTTTGGTTCCCTCACCTCACCATTATCCAAATCAATGAAAAAGTATTTGGAAAATGGATAGGTAAAGCCTTTTCTGTTTTTTTTGTACTCACGACTTTACTTTATACTTCAGAACTTTTGTTTTATTGTGGGACATTCCTAAACATCCATGCGCTGCCAAGTACTCCAATGGTAGTCCTTAGTATTCTTATGGTGGGGGTAGTGGTGATGGGAGTCCGTCTTGGATTGGAAACCATCGCTCGTTCTGCAGAAATCTTAATTGCCGTTTTCTTCGTCCTTTTTTTCATTTTAGTGGTGTTTATTTCACCTGAAATCAAGTTTGAAAACATACAGCCTGTATTTGAGGTGGGTACGAAAAAGATCGTTCAATCATCCTTATTTTATTTCGTAGTATCTTCAGTTAATGCCGTTATTTTATTAATGATTTTTCCTTCCTTTATTAACAAAATGAAACAAGGTAAAAAATCCTTTTTATTCGGAAACTTAATAGGTGGCATCGTCATTATTATTATTACATTTTTGAGTGTTGCTGTATTAGGTTATGAGAATACTGCAAGACAGTCTTTTCCTAGCTATGAATTGGCTAAAAGGATAAATGTTGGGGATTTTGTACAGCGTATCGAGGGGTTAATGGCTACACTTTGGATTATTGCGCTCTACTTTAAGACAGTACTTTATTTTTATGCTTCCGTTTTAGGTACGGCACAAATTCTAAATTTGAAAGATTACCGCCCTTTAACACTCCCCTTAGGCATGATTGCTGTTGTCCTTTCTCTCGTGATTTATCCTAACGTCATTTACCAACAAAAATGGGACAGTACAACGGGTAATTCCTTATCATTGTCATACGGATTTTTTTTACCTCTTTTGCTGGTAGTTATATATGGGTTACGAAAAAAGAAATTAAAAAAAGAGGCCAGAAATCCTTAG
- a CDS encoding endospore germination permease yields MMKDVKINSYQFLVLVTLFTIGSSILLVPSGLAQNAKQDAWIAAIFGMGIGLLVIWLFCTIGKWFPNLTFIEINNKLFGKWIGTIFSLLFVSLSFLYTTNLLAHSGTFLNIHVLPTTPMVALNTLMGMIIMMGVRLGLETIARSAEILIVVFFFLFLILVVFISPEIKFENIQPVYEAGTKKIVQSSLNLVVYSSVNAVILVMIFPAFINKARQGKKSFLIGNLIGGIVTIIITFLCVAVLGAENTTRQLYPGYELAKRINIGDFVQRIEALMAAFWIIALYFKATLYFYASVLGIAQILNLKDYRPLTIPLGMIAIALSLVVYPNVIYQKNWDSTTLVSYSLSIGLFLPLLLVVIYALRKNQLKKES; encoded by the coding sequence ATGATGAAGGATGTAAAAATAAATTCGTACCAATTTCTTGTTCTAGTCACCCTATTTACGATTGGTTCGAGCATCTTGCTTGTACCATCAGGCTTAGCTCAAAATGCGAAGCAAGACGCTTGGATTGCCGCGATATTCGGGATGGGGATTGGGTTACTAGTCATTTGGCTATTTTGCACAATAGGGAAATGGTTTCCAAATCTCACTTTTATTGAAATCAATAATAAACTCTTTGGGAAATGGATAGGGACAATATTTTCTCTTTTATTTGTGTCGCTTTCTTTTCTTTATACCACTAATCTTCTAGCTCATTCTGGAACTTTTCTAAATATCCATGTGCTGCCAACTACTCCAATGGTAGCGCTAAATACACTTATGGGAATGATTATCATGATGGGTGTTCGTCTTGGGTTAGAGACAATCGCTAGGTCGGCCGAAATCTTAATTGTTGTTTTCTTCTTCCTATTTCTCATTTTAGTGGTGTTTATTTCACCAGAAATCAAGTTTGAAAACATACAACCTGTATATGAGGCAGGAACAAAAAAAATTGTTCAATCATCCCTGAATTTAGTGGTTTACTCTTCTGTCAATGCTGTTATTTTGGTAATGATTTTTCCTGCATTTATAAACAAAGCTAGACAAGGAAAAAAATCCTTTTTAATTGGAAACTTAATAGGTGGAATCGTCACCATCATCATTACATTTTTGTGTGTTGCGGTATTAGGTGCCGAGAATACTACAAGACAGTTATATCCTGGCTATGAATTGGCTAAAAGGATAAATATCGGGGATTTTGTACAGCGTATCGAGGCGTTAATGGCCGCCTTTTGGATTATTGCGCTCTACTTTAAGGCGACCCTTTATTTTTACGCTTCCGTTTTAGGGATTGCACAAATTTTAAATTTAAAAGATTATCGTCCCTTAACTATACCGTTAGGCATGATTGCCATTGCCCTTTCTCTTGTGGTTTATCCAAACGTTATCTACCAAAAAAATTGGGACAGTACAACGCTTGTTTCATATTCATTATCAATAGGATTATTTTTACCTCTTTTGTTAGTAGTTATATATGCGTTACGCAAAAACCAATTAAAAAAAGAATCCTGA
- a CDS encoding ArsB/NhaD family transporter — MGLIQMHKYELVNTFTIFALTTLFILWRPQGINESIPALCGALLLIVAGVVQFSDVLEIFKLVSGPSITIISTIVICIVLESKGVFWGVAVNLAN; from the coding sequence ATGGGATTAATCCAAATGCATAAATATGAACTTGTTAATACATTTACAATTTTTGCACTCACAACTTTGTTCATCCTTTGGAGACCCCAGGGAATAAATGAATCCATCCCTGCACTTTGTGGAGCACTTCTACTTATTGTTGCAGGTGTGGTGCAATTTAGTGATGTTCTTGAAATATTTAAGCTGGTAAGCGGACCATCCATCACGATCATTTCGACAATTGTCATTTGTATTGTTTTGGAAAGTAAAGGAGTTTTCTGGGGGGTTGCGGTTAATCTGGCTAATTAA
- a CDS encoding Ger(x)C family spore germination protein yields MKKCMFVLLILSLFLTGCWDRRELNELGITLALGIDKVEDEYQVTAQVVVPSEISAKASTGRSPVTLFQAKGETVYEALRKMTKNSPRKIYPGHLRMLVIGEDLAEEGIGESLELLSRDWELRSDFYVVIAKDVTAEEILNVTTTLEAIPANKMFNTLKTSETAWAATNGIILDELITDLTNEGKEAVLTGILVTGNQEIGTSKQNVESITPEARIIYDELAVFKKDKLLGWLTEEESRGYNDITNSVKNTVSVISCPKEGKISIEIIQLKSDVKGKMNKGKPEVDVNIKVKGNVGDVECPINLSEPKTFAELEKITEKKMEDTINQTIESVQKQYESDIFGFGEAIHRSNPKEWKKIKRQWRDEGFSELSANVKVDVKLQHTGTVTNSYLEDVKEIK; encoded by the coding sequence ATGAAAAAGTGCATGTTTGTACTGCTGATTCTCAGCCTCTTTCTTACGGGGTGTTGGGACCGGAGGGAATTAAATGAGCTTGGCATTACATTAGCATTAGGCATCGATAAAGTAGAAGATGAATACCAAGTAACTGCTCAAGTGGTTGTACCTTCTGAAATATCAGCGAAAGCAAGTACTGGGCGTTCACCGGTAACCCTGTTTCAGGCGAAAGGGGAAACGGTATATGAAGCTCTTCGAAAAATGACAAAGAACTCGCCACGAAAAATATATCCTGGTCATCTTCGAATGCTTGTGATCGGTGAGGATTTAGCTGAAGAAGGTATAGGCGAATCCTTAGAGTTACTGTCAAGAGATTGGGAACTTCGATCTGATTTTTATGTTGTTATTGCTAAGGATGTGACCGCGGAAGAGATACTAAATGTCACAACAACTCTTGAAGCCATACCCGCTAATAAAATGTTTAACACGCTTAAAACGTCAGAAACTGCCTGGGCCGCAACGAACGGCATTATATTAGATGAGCTGATAACAGATCTAACAAATGAAGGAAAAGAAGCGGTATTAACGGGGATTCTAGTAACAGGGAACCAAGAAATAGGAACAAGCAAACAGAATGTAGAATCAATTACTCCTGAAGCGCGAATTATATATGATGAATTAGCTGTGTTTAAAAAAGATAAACTGTTGGGCTGGTTAACTGAAGAGGAAAGCAGAGGATATAATGACATCACCAACTCAGTGAAAAATACAGTAAGTGTAATATCTTGTCCTAAAGAAGGAAAAATTTCTATAGAAATCATTCAGTTAAAATCTGACGTTAAAGGTAAAATGAATAAAGGAAAACCCGAAGTAGACGTCAATATTAAAGTAAAAGGAAATGTAGGGGATGTAGAATGTCCAATTAATCTTAGTGAACCAAAAACATTTGCTGAGCTAGAGAAAATTACGGAAAAAAAAATGGAAGATACCATTAATCAGACCATTGAATCGGTACAAAAACAATATGAATCAGACATATTTGGATTTGGTGAAGCCATTCATCGATCCAATCCGAAAGAATGGAAAAAGATTAAAAGGCAGTGGAGGGATGAAGGATTTTCTGAGTTGTCAGCGAACGTTAAAGTTGATGTGAAACTTCAGCATACGGGTACAGTAACTAATTCCTACCTAGAAGATGTAAAGGAAATTAAATAA
- a CDS encoding ribonuclease J — METIENSLSIFALGGVNEIGKNMYVLQVENDIVVIDCGSKFPDESLLGIDLIIQDISYLQENKEKVRALIVTHGHEDHIGGIPYLLKQLNMPIYATRMTLGLIEIKLKEHGLLRQTEMNLIDSKSKINFNAITCTFFKTNHSIPDCLGIAFHTPEGTVVHTGDFKFDLTPVNNEYADIHEMAEIGKNGVLVLLSESTNAERPGFTPSESLVGGHIEDAFRKANRKVFISTFASNVHRVQQVVDAAQKTNRKLVLLGRSMVNVVSVAMEKGYLNVPEGMIIDPHDIKRMAPENVAILCTGSQGETMAALSRLASSNYRQVEILPEDTVIFASSPIPGNERNVSRVIDNLYRLRAKVIYGSGSATGMHVSGHACQEELKLMLTLMKPKYFIPIHGELRMLHQHRLLAESVGVERENVFIISNGDVVDVNNSIARQTRKVPSGNIFVDGLGIGDVGNIVLRDRKLLSEDGMIVIVITLSKSDGQIISGPDTISRGFVYARDAEELMKEVDRLVLTTIQTTESANGRQRNVLKQSIKATLGKFIFVKTKRKPMILPIIIEI, encoded by the coding sequence TTGGAAACGATAGAAAACTCATTATCCATTTTCGCCCTTGGCGGCGTAAATGAAATCGGAAAAAACATGTATGTCCTGCAAGTTGAAAACGATATCGTAGTCATCGACTGCGGATCTAAATTTCCAGATGAAAGCTTACTTGGCATAGATTTAATCATTCAAGATATTTCCTATTTACAGGAAAACAAGGAAAAGGTTCGAGCTTTAATTGTTACCCATGGTCATGAAGATCATATTGGGGGCATCCCATACTTATTAAAACAATTGAATATGCCGATTTATGCCACAAGAATGACGTTGGGATTAATTGAAATCAAGTTGAAAGAACACGGACTATTACGACAAACTGAAATGAATTTGATTGATTCCAAGTCAAAAATCAACTTCAATGCCATTACATGTACCTTCTTTAAAACAAACCACAGCATCCCAGATTGTTTAGGAATTGCCTTTCACACACCTGAAGGTACGGTTGTTCATACCGGGGACTTTAAATTCGATTTAACTCCAGTGAATAATGAATATGCGGACATTCATGAAATGGCTGAAATCGGCAAGAATGGTGTTCTTGTATTATTATCAGAAAGTACAAATGCGGAACGTCCTGGATTTACTCCATCAGAATCTTTAGTTGGCGGACACATTGAAGATGCCTTCCGCAAAGCGAACAGGAAAGTATTTATTTCAACATTTGCATCCAATGTTCATCGAGTTCAACAAGTCGTGGATGCCGCCCAAAAAACAAACCGAAAACTTGTCCTACTCGGACGCAGTATGGTGAATGTGGTTTCTGTTGCTATGGAGAAGGGCTATTTAAATGTTCCCGAGGGCATGATTATTGACCCGCATGATATCAAGCGAATGGCTCCAGAAAACGTAGCTATTCTTTGTACAGGAAGCCAAGGGGAAACCATGGCGGCTTTATCGCGCTTAGCAAGCTCCAACTATCGTCAAGTAGAAATCCTGCCTGAAGATACTGTGATTTTCGCTTCGTCACCTATACCTGGAAATGAACGGAATGTTTCACGAGTTATCGATAATTTGTATCGGTTAAGAGCAAAAGTCATTTATGGTTCTGGTAGTGCTACAGGGATGCATGTTTCCGGACATGCCTGCCAAGAAGAATTGAAACTGATGCTGACGTTGATGAAACCGAAATATTTTATCCCAATTCACGGAGAGCTCAGAATGCTACATCAGCATCGGTTATTAGCCGAATCAGTTGGTGTGGAAAGAGAAAATGTCTTTATCATCAGCAATGGAGACGTAGTAGACGTAAACAACTCCATTGCACGCCAAACGCGAAAGGTCCCTTCCGGCAACATTTTTGTCGACGGATTAGGGATTGGGGATGTAGGAAACATTGTGTTGCGGGATCGCAAGCTTCTATCTGAAGACGGGATGATTGTCATCGTCATTACTCTCAGTAAGTCCGATGGTCAAATTATTTCCGGACCTGATACCATTTCCCGGGGCTTCGTCTATGCACGTGATGCTGAAGAACTGATGAAGGAAGTGGATCGATTAGTGTTGACTACCATCCAAACAACTGAATCAGCGAATGGACGTCAGCGTAACGTACTGAAGCAAAGCATTAAAGCTACCTTAGGGAAGTTTATATTTGTAAAAACGAAAAGAAAGCCGATGATTCTACCTATCATTATCGAGATTTAA
- a CDS encoding HD domain-containing phosphohydrolase: MKGFSIGKRGTFLDKVEYDKNEISLVADGDGVEVLLQSIEKDRLFYIYPAENPEVMEFYLILSGEVICEQDGERVVLGPHDSFTVKGITEPIHFTALSDVTFLWVITEPTFVHLSKEISSLMEIVKQVELMDRHTYMHSDRVATYALKIARKFKLNEEQLENLATASFLHDIGKIHIPKDILNKPDKLTSEEYEVIKKHPSDGAEMIKGSVYEDIAPIIEQHHERLNGSGYPKGLKDDEILLEARIIAVSDTFDAMTEDRAYRKAFSAQYALEELKKLSVTHYDKEVVDKFEQVLKEDGIV; the protein is encoded by the coding sequence ATGAAAGGTTTTAGTATTGGGAAAAGAGGCACGTTCCTAGATAAAGTTGAATATGACAAAAATGAAATAAGCTTAGTAGCAGATGGAGACGGGGTTGAAGTATTGCTTCAATCTATTGAGAAGGACAGATTGTTCTACATTTACCCGGCTGAAAATCCAGAAGTTATGGAATTTTATTTAATCTTATCTGGAGAAGTTATCTGTGAACAGGATGGCGAAAGAGTTGTACTCGGCCCTCATGATTCCTTCACAGTTAAAGGAATAACTGAGCCTATTCATTTTACAGCCTTATCTGACGTTACCTTCTTATGGGTAATAACGGAGCCAACTTTTGTGCATTTAAGTAAAGAAATATCTTCTTTAATGGAGATTGTCAAACAGGTTGAATTAATGGATCGACATACATATATGCATAGTGATCGAGTTGCTACTTATGCATTAAAAATAGCTAGAAAATTTAAATTAAATGAAGAACAATTGGAGAATCTTGCAACGGCCTCTTTTTTACATGACATTGGAAAAATTCATATTCCAAAAGATATATTGAATAAACCCGATAAACTGACTTCTGAAGAATATGAAGTGATAAAAAAACATCCATCCGATGGGGCAGAGATGATAAAAGGCAGCGTTTACGAAGATATTGCGCCTATTATTGAGCAGCACCATGAACGTTTAAACGGAAGCGGCTATCCAAAAGGATTGAAAGATGATGAAATACTCCTCGAAGCTCGCATTATTGCTGTCAGTGATACATTCGATGCAATGACGGAAGACCGTGCGTATCGTAAAGCGTTCAGTGCTCAATACGCTTTGGAAGAATTGAAAAAACTATCGGTCACTCACTATGATAAAGAAGTAGTAGATAAATTTGAACAGGTGTTAAAAGAAGATGGCATTGTATAA
- a CDS encoding NAD-dependent epimerase/dehydratase family protein — MKVLVTGGAGFIGSFIVEEVMNIGWEPIVVDDLSTGNLSFVPKSVPFYNIDIRSDTLEQVFRMHNPEVVIHQAAQVSVEFSTQQPLTDCEINTLGTLNILKLCAKYKVSKLVYASSAAVYGSAKEMPLKEEHRILPISFYGQSKYSAEQYIHLFHQLYGLPYTILRYSNVYGMRQNMLGEAGVVSIFINQAIRNTGVTVYGDGSQTRDFIFVKDVAKANIQAVAFGGSGAFNISTNQPISLNKLLAILQESIHRPLDITYTDSRAGDIKDSSLSFDKAREFLQWEPRTSFEIGLKETVAYYQNQVPK, encoded by the coding sequence ATGAAAGTATTGGTAACCGGTGGTGCGGGCTTTATAGGTTCTTTTATTGTAGAAGAAGTAATGAATATCGGATGGGAGCCCATTGTAGTCGATGACTTGAGCACAGGCAATTTGAGCTTTGTGCCGAAAAGTGTGCCTTTTTACAATATCGATATTCGTTCCGATACCTTGGAACAGGTTTTTCGCATGCACAATCCAGAAGTCGTCATACATCAAGCGGCACAAGTGTCTGTGGAGTTTTCAACACAACAACCTTTGACAGATTGCGAGATTAATACGTTAGGAACGTTAAATATATTGAAGCTTTGCGCAAAATACAAGGTTTCCAAACTAGTATATGCTTCATCAGCAGCGGTATATGGATCGGCAAAAGAGATGCCGTTGAAAGAAGAACATCGTATTTTGCCCATTTCTTTTTATGGACAGTCCAAATATTCTGCCGAGCAGTACATTCACTTATTCCATCAACTGTACGGATTGCCTTACACGATCCTTCGCTATAGCAATGTCTATGGTATGAGACAGAATATGCTTGGCGAAGCAGGTGTTGTGAGTATTTTTATTAATCAAGCCATTCGTAATACAGGGGTCACCGTTTACGGTGACGGTAGCCAGACAAGGGATTTCATTTTTGTGAAGGACGTGGCAAAGGCAAACATACAGGCAGTAGCATTTGGCGGGAGTGGAGCGTTTAATATCAGTACGAACCAGCCCATTTCGTTAAATAAACTGCTTGCCATTTTGCAAGAATCGATTCATCGGCCATTAGACATCACTTACACAGATTCTAGAGCCGGGGATATTAAGGACAGTTCTTTATCCTTCGACAAGGCAAGGGAGTTCCTGCAATGGGAACCTCGAACTAGTTTTGAAATTGGTTTGAAAGAAACAGTAGCCTATTATCAAAATCAAGTTCCCAAATAA
- a CDS encoding RNA methyltransferase, which produces MNQLERTGEFIYTYAYTNDEESLCHLEMRSFFDMDTHTKIIKSSNEINPSRSPFMKERIEVIFEGDELSDILKQVEVVNMMESTFKVIFVKINDLALTEKVDYQQKREIEREIGMIIEGEADVHHPDMTFGLVPFDGRWYFGEYLKSEAVWLHHLKKPREYSTALSTRVARAVANIAVPKPDDVKAIDPCCGIGTVLVEALSMGIDIVGRDINPLVVLGSRENIAHFGLTGDVDLGPIAEVTSNYDATIIDMPYNLYTHATPEDQLSILKHARPFSKKLVVVTIDTIDHMIEEAGFHIIDRCVAKKGIFSREILVCQ; this is translated from the coding sequence TTGAATCAACTAGAACGAACAGGTGAATTTATTTATACATACGCATACACCAATGACGAAGAATCTTTATGTCATTTGGAAATGCGTTCATTTTTTGATATGGATACACATACTAAAATAATCAAAAGCTCGAATGAAATAAATCCGAGCAGAAGTCCATTTATGAAAGAACGAATAGAAGTAATTTTTGAAGGTGATGAGCTCTCGGATATTTTGAAGCAAGTGGAAGTCGTAAATATGATGGAATCCACTTTTAAAGTCATTTTTGTCAAAATCAATGACTTGGCTCTAACGGAAAAAGTGGACTACCAACAAAAGCGAGAAATCGAACGTGAAATTGGAATGATCATTGAAGGGGAAGCAGATGTTCATCACCCCGATATGACATTTGGATTAGTGCCATTCGATGGACGTTGGTATTTTGGGGAGTACCTAAAAAGTGAAGCTGTTTGGTTGCACCATTTAAAAAAACCGCGTGAGTATTCAACAGCACTTAGCACACGAGTGGCCCGTGCGGTGGCAAATATTGCCGTTCCAAAACCAGATGATGTGAAAGCAATCGATCCGTGCTGTGGAATCGGTACTGTCCTGGTAGAAGCACTTTCAATGGGAATCGATATAGTCGGCCGCGATATTAATCCGTTGGTCGTTCTAGGATCACGTGAAAACATTGCGCATTTCGGATTAACAGGGGATGTTGACCTTGGCCCAATCGCGGAAGTGACGTCTAACTATGATGCCACCATTATTGATATGCCATACAATCTCTACACACATGCCACACCTGAGGATCAACTATCCATCCTCAAGCATGCACGGCCTTTTTCTAAGAAGCTCGTGGTCGTTACGATTGACACAATCGATCACATGATTGAAGAAGCGGGTTTTCACATCATCGACAGATGCGTAGCCAAAAAAGGCATATTTTCCAGAGAAATTTTAGTGTGCCAGTAA
- a CDS encoding DUF2642 domain-containing protein, whose translation MNSLDSYIGQIIDVEVSSKKSIIGKLLEVGSDIIVLFNGQHYVYLPVVHLISVKKVETTYTEEYINNDMSPFEKEEKQLSMKQILTNASGKFVELFLTGSHTVHGYIRYVKEDYIVFDSPAFKTIYIPIVHLKWLIPYINQTPYQIKIGQQLNSSDESFAHTFKEQIKMHIGKIVLFDLGKDSGKIGILNQVDPVLVELVTGNGKTIYLNMTHLKSMHEGK comes from the coding sequence ATGAATAGTCTCGATTCTTATATAGGTCAAATAATAGATGTTGAAGTATCCTCCAAAAAATCAATCATAGGAAAGCTTCTGGAAGTAGGTTCGGATATTATTGTCCTCTTTAACGGTCAACATTATGTGTATTTGCCAGTCGTGCATCTTATCTCCGTAAAAAAAGTGGAAACAACGTATACTGAAGAATACATTAATAATGATATGTCACCGTTTGAAAAAGAGGAAAAGCAGCTATCCATGAAACAGATATTAACGAACGCGTCTGGTAAATTTGTAGAACTTTTTTTAACCGGAAGTCATACAGTACATGGTTATATCCGATATGTCAAAGAAGACTATATTGTGTTCGATTCGCCAGCATTTAAAACGATTTACATTCCAATCGTCCATCTTAAATGGCTAATCCCCTATATCAACCAAACCCCTTATCAAATTAAGATAGGTCAACAACTTAATTCTTCTGACGAATCATTCGCTCACACGTTTAAAGAGCAAATAAAAATGCATATCGGGAAAATAGTGCTATTTGATTTAGGAAAAGATTCCGGAAAAATAGGGATTTTAAACCAAGTCGATCCTGTTTTGGTGGAGTTGGTTACAGGGAATGGGAAAACCATTTATTTGAATATGACCCATCTCAAGTCAATGCATGAAGGAAAATAA
- a CDS encoding DUF1761 domain-containing protein produces MLIDWNELNVLAIIIGGLLYMVYGGVYYSIRLGGDKHPEKKHNEIEGPMKYIFSGIVAFISSFIIAIFVQATGAEGFGPGILVGFMVGLIITLVYIKNRLFGLMTNQSLMVAIGDHLVIFTLLGALHGFMF; encoded by the coding sequence ATGTTGATTGATTGGAACGAATTGAATGTACTCGCAATTATTATTGGTGGTTTATTGTATATGGTGTATGGAGGTGTTTACTACTCCATTAGATTGGGTGGAGATAAACATCCTGAGAAGAAACACAATGAAATTGAAGGTCCAATGAAGTATATCTTTTCGGGGATTGTAGCTTTCATTAGCTCATTCATCATCGCTATCTTTGTACAAGCAACAGGTGCTGAAGGATTTGGACCAGGGATACTCGTAGGGTTTATGGTGGGGCTTATCATCACACTGGTATACATAAAAAATAGATTGTTTGGACTTATGACGAATCAATCTTTGATGGTAGCTATTGGAGATCATTTAGTGATTTTCACCTTATTGGGTGCATTGCACGGATTTATGTTCTGA